In a genomic window of Paraburkholderia acidiphila:
- a CDS encoding sensor histidine kinase — MPRFDWFPKTLLGRTLLFVALVVASGAAALAGIARYYAGVASERAYDQLLAGATIQVAENLYVQGGVLALNPPVAALSTLSRYDIVYYKVVDARGLVVAGYGDLPGPANPMSARQGPTFANGRYQGERVRTATIGRYMPDARPPGWALVTVAQTTHARQQLTNDMSFKVWTLILLMSVLAIGASGLAIRRGLRPLAQIEQIIAARDPADLRPVSHDTPSEINALIGAINGLIGRLADRMTAMQRFIADAAHQMRTPIARLDAQIELLSTESDPVRHAARLEALRATCSDVGRLTGQLLNHAMVIHRTEVVPLQRVDLAKLAREVLGRTIPLADERDVQVAFESSAPHVWIAGDPVSLQEALSNVLHNALLHGKADDIVVTVNAAPEAVTLTITDNGGGIAREHWEAALRPFERIGQEGAERTTGSGLGLAIVQAVMKAHGGRVNFAFPAEGGFAVVLTFPPAENEAPPATPM; from the coding sequence TTGCCGCGCTTTGACTGGTTCCCGAAAACGCTGCTCGGCCGCACGCTGCTCTTCGTCGCGCTCGTCGTGGCGTCGGGCGCGGCGGCGCTCGCTGGCATCGCGCGCTACTACGCGGGCGTCGCCTCCGAGCGCGCCTACGATCAACTGCTTGCGGGCGCAACCATCCAGGTCGCCGAAAATCTCTACGTGCAGGGCGGCGTGCTCGCGCTCAATCCGCCGGTGGCCGCGCTCTCCACGCTCTCGCGCTATGACATCGTCTACTACAAGGTGGTCGATGCGCGGGGCCTCGTCGTAGCGGGTTATGGCGACCTTCCCGGTCCGGCCAACCCGATGAGCGCGCGCCAGGGTCCGACATTCGCGAACGGCCGGTATCAGGGTGAACGCGTGCGCACCGCGACCATCGGGCGCTACATGCCCGACGCGCGGCCGCCTGGCTGGGCTCTCGTCACGGTCGCGCAAACGACGCATGCGCGCCAGCAGCTCACGAACGACATGAGCTTCAAGGTCTGGACGCTGATTCTGCTGATGAGCGTGCTCGCCATTGGCGCGAGCGGTCTCGCGATCCGGCGCGGCCTGCGCCCGCTCGCGCAGATCGAGCAGATCATCGCCGCGCGCGACCCTGCCGACCTGCGGCCTGTGTCGCACGACACGCCGAGCGAGATCAACGCGCTGATCGGCGCGATCAACGGACTGATCGGGCGTCTGGCGGATCGCATGACAGCCATGCAGCGTTTCATCGCCGACGCCGCACACCAGATGCGCACGCCAATTGCGCGGCTCGACGCGCAAATCGAATTGCTCAGCACCGAGTCCGATCCCGTGCGCCACGCCGCGCGGCTCGAAGCGTTGCGCGCCACCTGTTCGGATGTGGGCCGGCTCACGGGCCAGTTGCTCAATCACGCGATGGTGATTCATCGCACAGAAGTGGTGCCGTTGCAGCGCGTAGACCTGGCGAAGCTCGCGAGGGAGGTGCTGGGCCGCACCATCCCGCTTGCCGACGAACGCGACGTGCAGGTGGCGTTCGAAAGCAGCGCGCCGCACGTGTGGATCGCGGGCGACCCCGTGAGCCTGCAGGAAGCGCTATCGAACGTGCTGCACAACGCGCTGCTGCACGGCAAGGCCGACGATATCGTCGTGACCGTAAACGCCGCGCCGGAGGCCGTCACGCTGACCATAACCGACAACGGCGGCGGCATTGCGCGCGAACACTGGGAGGCCGCGTTGCGTCCGTTCGAGCGCATCGGCCAGGAAGGCGCGGAGCGCACTACGGGCTCGGGCCTCGGGCTCGCCATCGTACAAGCGGTGATGAAGGCGCACGGCGGCCGTGTGAACTTTGCGTTTCCCGCCGAGGGCGGGTTTGCCGTCGTGCTGACGTTTCCTCCCGCAGAAAACGAAGCGCCGCCCGCTACGCCAATGTGA
- a CDS encoding TIM barrel protein, whose protein sequence is MFTLAVCAEMVFRDLPMIERVRRISELGFEVEIWDWTRHDIDALARSGAKFSSMTGYIEGDLITERGADTLLRTAEQSIDVAKRLACPRLNLHGTGLDANGLPVTPVALVTGEMWLAAHKTLARIAELGARHDVVFCLENLNAEVDHPGVPFARAADTLALVKAVDNAHLRLNLDLYHAQIGEGNLIELVRRAAPYIGEIQVADVPGRKEPGTGEIHFPAIARALAALDYRGTIGLEAWASGDTELALRRFREAFTLA, encoded by the coding sequence ATGTTTACGCTCGCAGTGTGCGCAGAGATGGTCTTTCGTGACTTGCCGATGATCGAGCGCGTTCGGCGTATCAGCGAACTGGGCTTCGAGGTCGAGATATGGGACTGGACCCGGCACGATATCGACGCTCTGGCCCGTAGCGGCGCAAAGTTTTCGTCGATGACGGGCTACATCGAAGGCGACCTGATCACCGAACGCGGCGCCGATACGCTGCTGCGCACCGCTGAGCAATCGATCGATGTCGCGAAGCGCCTTGCGTGTCCGCGTCTGAACCTGCACGGCACCGGGCTCGACGCCAACGGTTTGCCCGTTACACCGGTGGCGCTCGTGACCGGCGAAATGTGGCTGGCGGCGCACAAGACGCTTGCGCGTATTGCCGAACTGGGCGCGCGGCACGACGTGGTGTTTTGCCTCGAAAACCTCAACGCCGAGGTCGATCATCCCGGCGTGCCGTTCGCGCGCGCCGCCGACACGCTGGCGCTCGTCAAGGCCGTCGACAATGCGCATCTGCGCCTGAATCTCGATCTCTATCACGCGCAGATCGGCGAGGGCAATCTGATCGAACTCGTGCGCCGTGCCGCGCCTTATATCGGCGAGATTCAGGTGGCCGACGTGCCGGGGCGCAAGGAACCCGGCACCGGTGAGATTCACTTTCCCGCGATCGCACGCGCGCTTGCGGCGCTCGACTATCGCGGCACGATCGGCCTTGAAGCCTGGGCGAGCGGTGACACCGAACTCGCGCTGCGGCGCTTTCGCGAGGCGTTCACATTGGCGTAG
- a CDS encoding superinfection immunity protein: protein MLQILEGASVIAALSLYLIPSIEADAREHKDAFAITMVNILLGWTIVGWFAARAWAHSRSDERRLPRAAKRVLRTAGRVTTQKLVQHAKLRTALESRETAAKRGAEVVYS, encoded by the coding sequence ATGCTCCAAATTCTCGAAGGCGCCTCGGTCATTGCGGCCCTGAGCCTGTATCTGATTCCTTCCATCGAAGCCGATGCGCGTGAGCACAAGGACGCGTTTGCGATCACGATGGTCAACATTCTGCTTGGCTGGACGATTGTCGGCTGGTTTGCGGCGCGCGCCTGGGCGCACAGCCGCAGCGACGAGCGGCGGCTGCCGCGCGCGGCGAAGCGGGTGCTTCGCACGGCCGGGCGCGTGACGACGCAGAAGCTTGTGCAACATGCGAAGCTGCGTACGGCGCTGGAGTCCCGCGAGACGGCGGCCAAGCGCGGCGCGGAGGTCGTGTATTCATGA
- a CDS encoding MFS transporter, translating to MSKIARRLMPILVVMFLISFIDRQNVGFAKLQMVHSLNMTETAFGLASSLFFIGYLLFEVPSTLALHRYGARVWLARIMLTWGLITVLMGFTTSMKVFCGLRLALGVAEAGFYPGVIYYLTLWFPQSYRARVLGIFTLGSALANMLGSLVGGWLLSLNGVWGLAGWQWVFIATGLPAVLVGIAVFRLLPASYQEARFLSEREKQIVAAAHEREKPAHAEHAQPWKALLDPRVMLFAATYMLMSTSLYGVTYWLPTLVKSFGVSSSVNGLLSMLPWALAVLLLLWLPSKLRRAKSILRTMAIVAALGTLAFLLSLLLPSTPLRFVALVLGGACIPLLYPCFWSMPPRYFTGARAAASVAAINSIGNLGGFFGQNLMPLAGKLTGTAFGPMIVPIVCLAVLGLGVVVAWGRSGRAMEGVPA from the coding sequence ATGTCGAAGATCGCGCGCCGCCTGATGCCGATCCTCGTCGTGATGTTTCTGATCTCCTTCATCGACCGGCAGAACGTCGGCTTTGCCAAGCTGCAGATGGTGCACAGCCTCAACATGACCGAAACGGCGTTCGGTCTGGCTTCGTCGCTGTTCTTCATCGGCTATCTGCTGTTCGAGGTGCCCAGCACGCTCGCGCTGCATCGCTACGGCGCGCGCGTGTGGCTCGCGCGCATCATGCTCACCTGGGGCTTGATTACGGTGCTGATGGGCTTCACCACGTCGATGAAGGTGTTCTGCGGCCTGCGCCTCGCGCTGGGCGTGGCCGAAGCCGGCTTCTATCCGGGCGTGATCTATTACCTCACGCTGTGGTTTCCGCAGAGCTATCGCGCGCGCGTGCTCGGCATCTTCACGCTGGGCAGTGCGCTCGCGAACATGCTCGGTTCGCTCGTGGGCGGGTGGCTGCTGAGCCTCAATGGCGTGTGGGGCCTTGCGGGCTGGCAGTGGGTGTTCATTGCGACGGGTCTGCCCGCCGTGCTGGTCGGCATTGCCGTATTCAGGCTGCTGCCCGCGTCGTACCAGGAAGCGCGCTTCCTGAGCGAGCGCGAAAAGCAGATCGTGGCGGCCGCGCACGAGCGCGAGAAGCCCGCGCACGCCGAACACGCGCAGCCCTGGAAGGCGCTGCTCGATCCGCGCGTGATGCTGTTCGCGGCGACTTATATGCTGATGTCGACCTCGCTCTACGGCGTGACCTACTGGCTGCCCACGCTCGTGAAGTCGTTTGGCGTGTCGAGCAGCGTGAACGGGCTGCTGAGCATGCTGCCGTGGGCGCTGGCGGTCCTGTTGCTGTTGTGGCTGCCTTCGAAGCTGCGCCGCGCGAAAAGCATTCTGCGCACCATGGCGATCGTCGCGGCACTTGGCACGCTCGCCTTCCTGTTGAGTCTGCTGCTGCCGTCCACGCCGTTGCGCTTTGTCGCGCTCGTGCTCGGCGGCGCGTGCATCCCGCTGCTGTACCCGTGTTTCTGGTCGATGCCGCCGCGCTATTTCACCGGCGCGCGGGCGGCGGCGAGCGTTGCGGCCATCAATTCGATCGGCAATCTCGGCGGCTTCTTTGGCCAGAACCTCATGCCGCTCGCGGGCAAGCTCACCGGCACGGCGTTCGGACCGATGATTGTGCCGATCGTGTGCCTCGCGGTCCTCGGTCTCGGCGTGGTGGTGGCGTGGGGCCGTTCCGGGCGCGCGATGGAGGGTGTGCCGGCGTGA
- a CDS encoding response regulator transcription factor — translation MRILVVEDDAEIGAAVRSRLTRLGHAVDLEANGATANSLLGVERFDLVVLDVMLPGLDGFAILRNLRATGSTTPVLLLTARSAIDDRVSGLGLGADDYLVKPFDYRELEARVQALLRRNSGHANDVVRLAGLAIDRSSRLAELDGKPLSLSRQEFALLEILASRPQRIFPKEELLNQLFSYGNEPSANAVEQYVTRLRKKLQASSVEIRTARGMGYQIAAL, via the coding sequence ATGCGCATTCTGGTGGTAGAGGACGACGCGGAAATCGGCGCGGCGGTCCGCAGCCGCCTCACGCGCCTCGGTCACGCGGTGGACCTCGAAGCGAACGGCGCCACGGCGAACAGCCTGCTCGGCGTCGAGCGCTTCGACCTGGTCGTGCTCGACGTGATGCTTCCCGGCCTGGACGGCTTCGCGATCCTGCGCAACCTGCGCGCCACGGGCTCCACCACGCCGGTGCTGCTCCTCACCGCGCGCTCGGCCATCGACGACCGCGTGAGCGGCCTCGGACTCGGCGCCGACGACTACCTCGTGAAGCCGTTCGACTATCGCGAACTCGAAGCGCGCGTGCAGGCGCTCCTGCGCCGCAACAGCGGGCACGCGAACGATGTCGTGAGGCTCGCCGGCCTCGCCATCGACCGCAGCAGCCGGCTCGCCGAACTCGACGGCAAACCGCTTTCACTCTCGCGGCAGGAATTCGCCTTGCTCGAAATCCTCGCCAGCCGTCCGCAGCGCATCTTCCCGAAAGAGGAACTGCTGAACCAGTTGTTCAGCTATGGCAACGAGCCGAGCGCGAACGCGGTCGAACAGTACGTCACGCGCTTGCGCAAGAAGCTGCAAGCCAGCTCGGTCGAAATTCGCACCGCGCGCGGCATGGGATATCAAATTGCCGCGCTTTGA
- a CDS encoding IclR family transcriptional regulator, producing the protein MVTKQTTGPARRSAGPGKREAQPSEETQADANAAQTSAEADEEGAGASTYLVPGLERGLRILAEFSAREPVLGAPELSRRIGIPRTTTFRLLQTLEALGFIERANGDRQYRLSVAVLRLGFEYLSSLELTDFGTPLLERLRDATGLSTHLLIRDGRDVVFVAKAQTREPMFSSVKVHVGTRLPAHATVHGQVLMGDLSLAELRTLYPEKQLERYTERTPATVADLYARVREFAQQGYAVSEASFETGISVVSAPVRDQSGRIVAALTATVPRSDIGEAERAPLVAAVCAAALDLSARLNYRPAASDPTAAQAARTGSSHAF; encoded by the coding sequence ATGGTCACAAAACAAACCACAGGCCCCGCGCGCCGCAGCGCCGGGCCGGGCAAGCGCGAAGCGCAGCCTTCCGAGGAGACCCAAGCCGACGCCAACGCCGCTCAAACGAGCGCGGAAGCGGACGAAGAGGGCGCGGGCGCGTCCACCTATCTCGTGCCGGGCCTTGAGCGCGGCCTGCGCATCCTCGCCGAATTCTCGGCGCGCGAGCCCGTGCTCGGCGCGCCTGAACTGTCGCGGCGCATCGGCATTCCGCGCACAACCACGTTTCGCCTCTTGCAGACGCTAGAAGCGCTCGGCTTCATCGAGCGCGCCAACGGTGACCGGCAGTATCGGCTGAGCGTGGCGGTGCTGCGTCTCGGCTTCGAATACCTGAGTTCGCTCGAACTCACCGACTTCGGCACGCCGCTGCTGGAGCGCTTGCGCGACGCGACAGGCCTCAGCACCCATCTGTTGATCCGCGACGGGCGCGACGTAGTGTTTGTCGCGAAGGCGCAAACCCGCGAACCGATGTTCAGTTCCGTCAAGGTCCACGTGGGCACGCGCTTGCCCGCGCACGCCACTGTGCATGGCCAGGTGCTCATGGGCGACCTCTCGCTCGCCGAGCTGCGCACGCTCTATCCCGAGAAACAGCTGGAACGCTATACGGAACGCACGCCCGCGACCGTCGCCGATCTTTATGCGCGCGTGCGCGAGTTCGCACAGCAGGGCTATGCGGTGAGCGAAGCGTCGTTCGAAACCGGCATCTCGGTGGTGAGCGCGCCGGTGAGGGATCAGTCCGGCCGTATCGTGGCCGCGCTCACGGCGACTGTGCCACGATCGGACATCGGCGAGGCCGAGCGCGCACCGCTCGTCGCCGCCGTGTGCGCCGCGGCGCTCGACCTCTCGGCGCGGCTCAATTACCGCCCCGCGGCGAGCGACCCCACGGCGGCACAGGCCGCGCGCACCGGTAGTTCCCACGCGTTCTGA
- a CDS encoding ABC transporter substrate-binding protein, with the protein MRTNSPRRRALVAAGLGAAALAAGFAPAWVRATPRTVRISKGYGLLYLPLLVMEKMRLFERHAARQGLADVSVEWLRLDGGNSVDDAMMAGTLDFAAVGAPGFIELWARARGIPNVEVIGISGLSATALLLNTNRPQIATLHDFTPADRIAVPGIRTSLSAVVLQMVASKLLGPQHFAQLDSITVGLPHPQAMQSLIRREGGITAHFASPPFSTLELQQPGIHRVVNSVDVLGPLTLDVVFAPKRLVDTEPALARAFLHALDEANRMIAQDKAAAAQIYVDSSGFGASREHVVQTLAAPESRFSVWPEQLMEYVDFLYMVGTIKAKPRTWNDMFVAMLADFRPS; encoded by the coding sequence ATGCGCACGAACTCGCCGCGGCGGCGCGCACTCGTTGCGGCCGGGCTTGGCGCGGCCGCGCTCGCCGCGGGGTTCGCGCCTGCCTGGGTCCGGGCCACGCCGCGCACGGTGCGCATATCGAAAGGCTACGGCCTGCTGTATCTACCGCTGCTCGTGATGGAAAAGATGCGGCTCTTCGAGCGCCATGCGGCCCGTCAGGGGCTCGCGGACGTGAGCGTTGAGTGGCTGAGGCTCGACGGCGGCAATTCAGTCGACGACGCCATGATGGCTGGCACGCTCGACTTCGCTGCCGTGGGCGCGCCCGGCTTCATCGAACTGTGGGCGCGGGCGCGCGGCATACCGAATGTCGAGGTGATCGGCATTAGCGGTCTTTCGGCCACGGCGCTCTTGCTCAACACGAACCGGCCGCAGATCGCGACGCTGCACGACTTCACGCCCGCCGACCGCATTGCGGTGCCGGGCATTCGCACCTCGCTTTCCGCCGTCGTGCTGCAAATGGTGGCGAGCAAGCTGCTCGGGCCGCAGCACTTCGCGCAGCTCGATTCGATTACCGTGGGCTTGCCGCATCCACAGGCCATGCAGTCGCTGATCCGGCGCGAGGGCGGCATTACCGCGCATTTCGCGTCGCCGCCGTTTTCGACGCTCGAATTGCAGCAGCCGGGCATTCACCGAGTGGTCAATTCTGTCGATGTGCTCGGGCCGCTCACACTCGACGTGGTGTTCGCGCCCAAGCGGCTCGTGGACACCGAACCGGCGCTCGCGCGAGCGTTTCTGCACGCGCTCGACGAGGCGAACCGGATGATCGCGCAGGACAAAGCGGCCGCGGCGCAGATCTATGTCGATTCGTCGGGCTTCGGCGCGTCGCGCGAGCACGTGGTGCAGACGCTCGCGGCGCCGGAGTCGCGCTTTTCGGTCTGGCCCGAACAGTTGATGGAGTACGTGGATTTTCTGTACATGGTGGGCACGATCAAGGCGAAGCCGCGCACGTGGAACGACATGTTCGTGGCGATGCTCGCGGACTTCCGCCCGTCTTAG
- a CDS encoding porin, which translates to MPDEHPAFRHTIRSPKLKHFIAAGLTGICAVSSAWAQSSVTLYGSLDAGVAYVSNVGGSSKWMMEQGNTQPDRWGLRGQEDLGGGLKAIFQLENGFYTNTGAMAKANTLFNRQAYVGLNSDQFGTLTLGNQTPFSFDVLDPFSTAYLAASWYAFHPGNIDQLADTGVVPYNNSVKYKSPSFYGFTAGAMFGFGNTTNFSTGRTMGFSLSYANGPFKAGATWSNEHDRSVSIATTGITEFQGQPAATYMADKVENMGVGASYSFGKLLVHALYTRTKLQSNGYSDTFQSYDAGANYQFTTANAVVGGAATSTLSGRRWTQAMIGDVYSLSKSTQVYVNALYQHANSEAQAAFFTAGVSSGRNQAIVLAGIHHSF; encoded by the coding sequence ATGCCGGACGAACACCCGGCTTTTCGTCATACGATCAGGAGTCCAAAGTTGAAGCATTTCATTGCCGCGGGGTTGACGGGTATTTGCGCCGTCTCGTCTGCATGGGCGCAAAGCAGCGTCACGCTTTATGGCAGTCTGGATGCGGGTGTGGCCTACGTCAGCAACGTAGGGGGGAGTTCAAAGTGGATGATGGAGCAAGGCAACACTCAGCCCGACCGCTGGGGCCTGCGGGGTCAGGAAGATCTGGGGGGCGGACTCAAGGCGATCTTCCAGCTGGAAAACGGCTTCTACACCAACACGGGCGCAATGGCGAAGGCCAACACGCTGTTCAACCGGCAGGCGTACGTGGGTCTGAATTCGGATCAATTCGGAACGCTCACGCTGGGCAATCAAACGCCGTTCTCGTTCGACGTACTCGATCCGTTCAGCACGGCCTATCTGGCGGCGAGCTGGTACGCCTTCCACCCGGGCAATATCGACCAGTTGGCGGATACGGGCGTCGTGCCGTACAACAACTCGGTCAAGTACAAGTCGCCGAGCTTTTACGGCTTCACGGCGGGCGCGATGTTCGGCTTCGGCAATACCACGAATTTCTCGACGGGCAGAACGATGGGCTTTTCGCTCAGTTATGCTAACGGTCCATTCAAGGCCGGCGCGACGTGGTCGAACGAGCACGACCGCTCGGTGTCGATAGCGACCACCGGCATCACCGAGTTTCAGGGTCAGCCGGCCGCCACCTATATGGCCGACAAGGTCGAGAACATGGGCGTGGGCGCGTCATACTCATTCGGCAAGCTGCTCGTGCACGCGCTCTATACGCGCACAAAGCTGCAGTCCAATGGCTACTCCGACACGTTCCAGAGCTACGACGCCGGTGCGAACTATCAGTTCACGACGGCCAACGCCGTAGTGGGTGGCGCGGCGACGTCCACGCTTTCCGGGCGCCGCTGGACCCAGGCGATGATCGGCGACGTGTATTCGCTTTCGAAGAGCACGCAGGTCTACGTGAACGCGCTGTACCAACACGCCAATTCCGAAGCCCAGGCGGCCTTCTTCACGGCTGGCGTGTCGAGCGGGCGCAATCAGGCGATCGTGCTCGCGGGCATTCACCACTCGTTCTGA